Below is a window of Ischnura elegans unplaced genomic scaffold, ioIscEleg1.1, whole genome shotgun sequence DNA.
GTACCAACATGCCACCCAAGACTAGCGGAAAGGCTGCCAAGAAGGCCGGCAAGGCCCAGAAGAACATCTCCAAGGGAGACAAGAAGAAGAAGCGCAGGAGGAAGGAGAGCtacgcaatctacatctacaaggtcTTGAAGCAGGTCCACCCTGACACCGGTATCTCCTCCAAGGCCATGAACATCATGAACTCCTTCGTCAACGACATCTTCGAGAGGATCGCCGCCGAGGCTTCCCGTCTCGCTCATTACAACAAGCGCTCCACCATCACCTCCAGGGAGGTGCAGACCGCCGTCAGGCTCCTGCTCCCCGGTGAACTGGCCAAGCACGCCGTGTCTGAGGGCACCAAGGCTGTGACCAAGTACACCAGCTCCAAGTAAATTACTTGGTAGCGCCCCAACGGCCCTTTTTAGGGCCCTACATCATTCAGTGTGATGTTTCCATTGCTTACTTCAACGACAAAAACGAAGTTCCACTTTAAAATTCACAACGGTAGtccatatctcattttcagtgctcAGAAGGTCCTAATTGTTATGATTACTCCTTGGTTGCCATAGCAACAGATTGTTGAtcattcatcagttatttcattccaacagTCGGTGATTGTTGGCGTCGCATTGTCAAAGCGAAGTGTGACGGTGTCTCCGGGCTCTCTCAaatgttcaagttcaaaaatcgttTTTCCACGAGCATAACAGATACAATGTtcccacaaattaataatttatgcaacattattttctctttccttatcttcatggcagatgtttttcctttccctctatcGCGTACATGAATTTCTACTATCGCTATATGTAAAGTCCTCCGTAACGTCTCCACAGTTCCTCGTTGCATGACAATCCGTCCAGTGCGTTCAAATTTTGTCTACTTGCAGCCGCACGAGACGATCGTTAACGTTATTTCCTTGTTATGACAACAAAAGGCACTTTGTAACTCAGAAAACTGGTGGGACTGTTTCTCTTACGTCAAACCGTTTATccgttattccatcattttcagttCACTCCATATTCCACGTTGGCAGCCCATTGTAATCCATCTTCGAAAGCCTCTACTTTGTCACGGGAGGTCCGCGCTTCAGCTGTCTTCCTTTCcgcaacatttatgaaaactaactcttacagatccatttccgaaactgatacttttgaaatggaaattttttatgcgccgttgatgctcaatttcattcctgTATGACATTTCACTCCAAATTGTTACAAAGTCAGATAGTGAACTATCGAATCTAATCACCGAATGAGTATAACATTCTTCAAAAGCCATACATATCTTCGCCAACGGCCATACCACGTTGAATACGCGAGGCGAGAGGACGTCTAGAGAGAGAGCTCCCGACCGTATTTTGTTTTTCGTGGATTTCGGAACCGGTTCTAAGCCCCGGCGATCGCACCCTGCGATCGCCGGGAGCCTTGCTGAGTGCGGGCTCGGACAGTTTTGCGATTTTGTGACGCGACTAAAAAAACGTGTGACACACGTAAGTGTGTTTAAACAAGTTAAACTCTAGTGCAACAGGGGTTAGCCATGGAATACCCAAAGGTCAACACCCTATGTTTGGAGTTTGAGAAGAATTTTGAAGCACCACAGCCCCTAGAGATCCATGATTTCATCATGTCAGAGCTCGGGGTTCGGATCGAAGAGGCAGTAGCGGTagtaataacaaacaaaagaagaacgatttttttgaaattgaagaCGGAGGGAAGAATGGAAGAAATACTCGCCGCAGGCGAGTCAAGGAAGATGGGCAACAGGGAGGTGAAGATT
It encodes the following:
- the LOC124173624 gene encoding histone H2B: MPPKTSGKAAKKAGKAQKNISKGDKKKKRRRKESYAIYIYKVLKQVHPDTGISSKAMNIMNSFVNDIFERIAAEASRLAHYNKRSTITSREVQTAVRLLLPGELAKHAVSEGTKAVTKYTSSK